A genomic window from Gossypium hirsutum isolate 1008001.06 chromosome D10, Gossypium_hirsutum_v2.1, whole genome shotgun sequence includes:
- the LOC107915879 gene encoding ubiquitin-conjugating enzyme E2-17 kDa isoform X3 yields the protein MASKRILKELKDLQKDPPNFCSLAPENEEIFIWQATMPGPLNTPYEGGKFELRIHFPPDYPFKPPKVLLSIYSILGDPMLDDPYEENIANMYKTDRSQYEKVARNWTQKYAMGPVYETIWEELKGLERFPPSYGSAGPVDGDMFHWQATLLDLRDSPYAGGVFEVDIHFPSQYPFEPPKVVLRTKIFHPNIDRNGSIGLDILKDRWRAYLTISQVLHSICSLLKNPNLDAPLVPEIAHMYKTNRSKYDTIARSWTQKYARG from the exons ATGGCTTCAAAGCGGATCTTGAAGGAGCTCAAGGATCTCCAAAAAGATCCTCCTAACTTTTGCAGCTTAG CTCCTGAGAATGAAGAAATCTTCATTTGGCAAGCAACTATGCCGGGTCCTCTGAACACTCCATATGAAGGTGGAAAGTTTGAACTCAGAATTCATTTCCCTCCGGACTATCCATTTAAACCACCCAAG GTGCTGCTGTCAATCTACTCAATCTTAGGGGATCCAATGCTCGATGACCCATATGAAGAGAACATTGCCAACATGTACAAGACGGATAGGAGCCAATACGAGAAAGTTGCTCGGAACTGGACGCAGAAGTATGCTATG GGTCCTGTTTATGAAACAATCTGGGAGGAGCTTAAGGGTCTCGAGAGGTTTCCTCCTAGCTATGGCAGTGCAG GTCCTGTTGATGGAGACATGTTTCATTGGCAAGCAACTCTCTTGGATCTTCGAGACAGTCCATATGCTGGTGGAGTGTTTGAAGTTGACATTCATTTCCCTTCCCAATATCCATTTGAACCACCCAAG GTTGTACTCAGGACAAAGATCTTTCATCCTAATATTGATAGGAATGGTAGCATTGGCCTTGATATTTTGAAGGATCGGTGGAGAGCCTACCTCACCATTTCCCAG GTTTTGCACTCAATTTGCTCACTCTTAAAGAATCCAAATCTCGATGCCCCATTGGTGCCAGAGATTGCCCACATGTACAAGACCAATCGTAGCAAGTACGATACAATTGCACGGAGCTGGACCCAGAAGTATGCTAGGGGTTAA
- the LOC107915879 gene encoding constitutive photomorphogenesis protein 10 isoform X2: protein MVSMFRKKRIFLGISLGGSPENEEIFIWQATMPGPLNTPYEGGKFELRIHFPPDYPFKPPKVAFRSKIFHPNINKNGSIGIDILKDKWTPALTISKVLLSIYSILGDPMLDDPYEENIANMYKTDRSQYEKVARNWTQKYAMGPVYETIWEELKGLERFPPSYGSAGPVDGDMFHWQATLLDLRDSPYAGGVFEVDIHFPSQYPFEPPKVVLRTKIFHPNIDRNGSIGLDILKDRWRAYLTISQVLHSICSLLKNPNLDAPLVPEIAHMYKTNRSKYDTIARSWTQKYARG, encoded by the exons ATGGTTAGCATGTTTCGCAAAAAGAGAATATTTCTGGGTATTAGCTTGGGTGGAT CTCCTGAGAATGAAGAAATCTTCATTTGGCAAGCAACTATGCCGGGTCCTCTGAACACTCCATATGAAGGTGGAAAGTTTGAACTCAGAATTCATTTCCCTCCGGACTATCCATTTAAACCACCCAAG GTTGCTTTCAGGAGCAAGATCTTTCACCCTAATATTAACAAGAATGGTAGCATTGGCATTGATATTTTGAAGGATAAGTGGACCCCCGCCCTCACCATATCCAAG GTGCTGCTGTCAATCTACTCAATCTTAGGGGATCCAATGCTCGATGACCCATATGAAGAGAACATTGCCAACATGTACAAGACGGATAGGAGCCAATACGAGAAAGTTGCTCGGAACTGGACGCAGAAGTATGCTATG GGTCCTGTTTATGAAACAATCTGGGAGGAGCTTAAGGGTCTCGAGAGGTTTCCTCCTAGCTATGGCAGTGCAG GTCCTGTTGATGGAGACATGTTTCATTGGCAAGCAACTCTCTTGGATCTTCGAGACAGTCCATATGCTGGTGGAGTGTTTGAAGTTGACATTCATTTCCCTTCCCAATATCCATTTGAACCACCCAAG GTTGTACTCAGGACAAAGATCTTTCATCCTAATATTGATAGGAATGGTAGCATTGGCCTTGATATTTTGAAGGATCGGTGGAGAGCCTACCTCACCATTTCCCAG GTTTTGCACTCAATTTGCTCACTCTTAAAGAATCCAAATCTCGATGCCCCATTGGTGCCAGAGATTGCCCACATGTACAAGACCAATCGTAGCAAGTACGATACAATTGCACGGAGCTGGACCCAGAAGTATGCTAGGGGTTAA
- the LOC107915879 gene encoding ubiquitin-conjugating enzyme E2 8 isoform X1: protein MASKRILKELKDLQKDPPNFCSLAPENEEIFIWQATMPGPLNTPYEGGKFELRIHFPPDYPFKPPKVAFRSKIFHPNINKNGSIGIDILKDKWTPALTISKVLLSIYSILGDPMLDDPYEENIANMYKTDRSQYEKVARNWTQKYAMGPVYETIWEELKGLERFPPSYGSAGPVDGDMFHWQATLLDLRDSPYAGGVFEVDIHFPSQYPFEPPKVVLRTKIFHPNIDRNGSIGLDILKDRWRAYLTISQVLHSICSLLKNPNLDAPLVPEIAHMYKTNRSKYDTIARSWTQKYARG from the exons ATGGCTTCAAAGCGGATCTTGAAGGAGCTCAAGGATCTCCAAAAAGATCCTCCTAACTTTTGCAGCTTAG CTCCTGAGAATGAAGAAATCTTCATTTGGCAAGCAACTATGCCGGGTCCTCTGAACACTCCATATGAAGGTGGAAAGTTTGAACTCAGAATTCATTTCCCTCCGGACTATCCATTTAAACCACCCAAG GTTGCTTTCAGGAGCAAGATCTTTCACCCTAATATTAACAAGAATGGTAGCATTGGCATTGATATTTTGAAGGATAAGTGGACCCCCGCCCTCACCATATCCAAG GTGCTGCTGTCAATCTACTCAATCTTAGGGGATCCAATGCTCGATGACCCATATGAAGAGAACATTGCCAACATGTACAAGACGGATAGGAGCCAATACGAGAAAGTTGCTCGGAACTGGACGCAGAAGTATGCTATG GGTCCTGTTTATGAAACAATCTGGGAGGAGCTTAAGGGTCTCGAGAGGTTTCCTCCTAGCTATGGCAGTGCAG GTCCTGTTGATGGAGACATGTTTCATTGGCAAGCAACTCTCTTGGATCTTCGAGACAGTCCATATGCTGGTGGAGTGTTTGAAGTTGACATTCATTTCCCTTCCCAATATCCATTTGAACCACCCAAG GTTGTACTCAGGACAAAGATCTTTCATCCTAATATTGATAGGAATGGTAGCATTGGCCTTGATATTTTGAAGGATCGGTGGAGAGCCTACCTCACCATTTCCCAG GTTTTGCACTCAATTTGCTCACTCTTAAAGAATCCAAATCTCGATGCCCCATTGGTGCCAGAGATTGCCCACATGTACAAGACCAATCGTAGCAAGTACGATACAATTGCACGGAGCTGGACCCAGAAGTATGCTAGGGGTTAA